One genomic segment of Streptomyces liangshanensis includes these proteins:
- a CDS encoding ABC transporter ATP-binding protein — MTDDPPRNTARPPGTAPPGDGGPPSASPPRLPALTLSGLTVRFAGLTALDGVSFTVEPGSVHAVIGPNGAGKSTCFNVLSGVYRATAGSVRLGDTELTGLAPHRIAALGVARTFQNLALPPHATVADSMLLGRHRLTRAGFLASGLGLPSAAGEARRHRARVAEIAEFVGLAGDLDRPAGTLPYGKQKLVELGRALCMEPRVLLLDEPVAGMTADERRRTAAVVSGVRDSLGISIVLVEHDMGVVMRLADTVTVLDFGRLIASGPPARVQNDPAVVRAYLGADAAPDPADQEPTP; from the coding sequence ATGACCGACGACCCGCCCCGTAACACCGCCCGGCCCCCGGGCACCGCGCCGCCCGGCGACGGTGGTCCGCCCTCCGCGTCCCCGCCCCGCCTCCCCGCGCTCACCCTTTCCGGCCTCACCGTCCGCTTCGCCGGGCTCACCGCGCTCGACGGGGTGTCCTTCACCGTCGAACCCGGCAGCGTGCACGCCGTCATCGGGCCCAACGGGGCCGGCAAGTCCACCTGCTTCAACGTCCTGTCCGGCGTCTACCGGGCCACCGCGGGCAGCGTCCGCCTCGGCGACACCGAGCTGACCGGCCTCGCCCCGCACCGGATCGCCGCCCTCGGCGTCGCCCGTACGTTCCAGAACCTCGCCCTGCCCCCGCACGCGACCGTCGCCGACAGCATGCTGCTCGGCCGCCACCGGCTCACCCGCGCCGGGTTCCTCGCCTCCGGGCTCGGGCTGCCCTCCGCCGCCGGGGAGGCGCGCCGGCACCGGGCCAGGGTCGCCGAGATCGCCGAGTTCGTCGGCCTCGCCGGTGACCTCGACCGGCCGGCCGGGACCCTCCCGTACGGAAAGCAGAAGCTCGTCGAGCTGGGCCGCGCCCTCTGCATGGAGCCCCGCGTGCTCCTCCTGGACGAGCCCGTCGCCGGGATGACCGCCGACGAACGCCGCCGTACGGCCGCCGTCGTCTCCGGGGTGCGCGACAGCCTCGGCATTTCGATCGTGCTGGTCGAACACGACATGGGGGTGGTGATGCGGCTCGCCGACACGGTGACCGTCCTCGACTTCGGCCGCCTTATCGCGAGCGGCCCGCCCGCGCGTGTCCAGAACGACCCCGCCGTCGTCCGTGCCTACCTCGGCGCGGACGCCGCGCCCGACCCCGCCGACCAGGAGCCGACGCCGTGA
- a CDS encoding branched-chain amino acid ABC transporter permease, with protein MTTFIELLLGGLSIGSVYALIALGFVVIFKATEVVNFAHASLLLAGGYVTAVLHDDLGFWPALAAGIAGAAVVGSAVEFLVMRRYRGSDHSVLAIVTIGVDILLTTELTRRLGTDVLALGDPWGDRVLTFGGVTLAQTRVAAFVAAALLITAFLLAFRHTSWGVAMRAAAENPTTAALMGVRLGRVSLSAWAVAGALAAVAALFLTVFPTPGLERATSLAALKAFPAAILGGLDSTTGALAGGLIVGVTESLATGYQSDLAFLGRGIGDLAPYLVMVAVLLVRPAGLFGTKEPARV; from the coding sequence GTGACCACCTTCATCGAACTCCTCCTCGGCGGCCTCTCCATCGGCTCCGTCTACGCCCTGATCGCCCTCGGCTTCGTGGTCATCTTCAAGGCCACCGAGGTCGTCAACTTCGCCCACGCCTCCCTCCTGCTGGCGGGCGGTTACGTGACCGCCGTCCTCCACGACGACCTCGGCTTCTGGCCCGCCCTCGCCGCCGGCATCGCGGGCGCGGCGGTGGTCGGCTCCGCCGTCGAGTTCCTGGTGATGCGCCGCTACCGGGGCTCCGACCACAGCGTCCTCGCCATCGTCACCATCGGCGTCGACATCCTGCTGACCACCGAACTCACCCGCCGCCTCGGCACGGACGTGCTCGCCCTCGGCGACCCCTGGGGCGACCGCGTCCTCACCTTCGGCGGGGTCACCCTCGCCCAGACACGGGTGGCCGCGTTCGTCGCCGCCGCCCTGCTCATCACCGCGTTCCTGCTGGCCTTCCGCCACACCAGCTGGGGGGTGGCCATGCGCGCGGCGGCCGAGAACCCGACCACCGCCGCGCTGATGGGCGTTCGGCTCGGCCGGGTGTCGCTCTCCGCGTGGGCGGTCGCGGGCGCGCTGGCCGCCGTCGCCGCGCTGTTCCTCACCGTCTTCCCGACCCCCGGCCTCGAACGGGCCACCTCCCTCGCCGCCCTCAAGGCCTTCCCCGCCGCGATCCTCGGCGGGCTCGACTCGACCACGGGCGCCCTGGCGGGCGGGCTGATCGTCGGGGTCACCGAATCGCTCGCCACCGGCTACCAGAGCGATCTGGCCTTCCTGGGCCGGGGGATCGGCGATCTCGCGCCCTACCTGGTGATGGTGGCCGTCCTCCTCGTCCGGCCCGCCGGGCTCTTCGGCACGAAGGAGCCGGCCCGTGTCTGA
- a CDS encoding ABC transporter ATP-binding protein, which yields MTALEVRALSVGYGPVRALREVSLDVPPGRIVAVLGGNGAGKSTLLRAISRTLGFHRGRAGTGTVRFDGRPLDGLAPARVVAAGLVQVPEGRQVFARMTVADNLRAGALGARGGRKEAAGTLARVRELFPVLADRAHQRAGLLSGGEQQMLALGRALMARPKLLLLDEPSLGLAPLMAARIAETVQEINSTGTSVLLVEQNAAIALRLASTAYVLEVGEVTLEGDAAELAASDEVRRRYLGVVDETAAADAPEAAPALRRWTT from the coding sequence ATGACCGCGCTCGAAGTGCGCGCGCTGTCGGTCGGTTACGGTCCGGTGCGGGCGCTGCGCGAGGTCTCCCTCGACGTGCCGCCCGGGCGGATCGTCGCCGTGCTCGGCGGCAACGGCGCGGGCAAGTCCACGCTGCTGCGCGCCATTTCACGCACCCTGGGCTTCCACCGGGGGAGGGCGGGCACGGGCACCGTCCGGTTCGACGGGCGCCCGCTGGACGGGCTCGCGCCGGCCCGGGTGGTGGCCGCCGGGTTGGTCCAGGTGCCCGAGGGGCGGCAGGTGTTCGCCCGGATGACGGTCGCGGACAACCTCCGGGCGGGCGCCCTAGGGGCGCGGGGCGGCCGCAAGGAGGCCGCGGGGACGCTGGCACGGGTACGGGAGTTGTTCCCCGTCCTCGCCGACCGGGCGCACCAGCGGGCGGGGCTCCTGTCCGGTGGCGAGCAGCAGATGCTGGCGCTGGGGCGGGCGTTGATGGCCCGGCCGAAGCTGCTGCTGCTGGACGAGCCGTCGCTCGGGCTGGCCCCGCTGATGGCGGCGCGGATCGCGGAGACGGTCCAGGAGATCAACTCCACCGGTACGTCCGTCCTGTTGGTGGAGCAGAACGCGGCGATCGCCCTGCGCCTCGCCTCGACGGCGTACGTCCTGGAGGTCGGTGAGGTCACCCTCGAAGGGGACGCGGCCGAGCTGGCCGCGTCGGACGAGGTGCGGCGCCGCTACCTGGGCGTGGTCGACGAGACGGCGGCGGCCGACGCGCCCGAGGCGGCCCCGGCCCTGAGGCGGTGGACGACATGA
- a CDS encoding DUF6891 domain-containing protein has product MLEIVVETDRRERFVRLPAEDLAGLVRRIGGEGDRFLVLHRIPDLPDVFAQVWHQAGGDYTVEYRDGAADRHFQVMLDDPDAVIVTLTSWATLTGWDDRAAGGASDPGWTTLDMGPAPEIPPLGLDAREREELETRLREVLAGGYTTRAELAEIAEEYLVTADRRPVTRDQARVLADQLWLERVAEQADWRGETDPERLTRAFGALDRAGITARENFTCCRSCGQSEIGAEGEPDARGFVYFHTQCTDSAAAGHGLSLLFGGFDGSSATTAAIGREVVAALGAAGLPAEWDGDPTRSVTVTPLDWRRRLIG; this is encoded by the coding sequence GTGCTGGAGATCGTGGTGGAGACGGACAGGCGGGAGCGGTTCGTCCGGCTGCCCGCGGAAGACCTGGCCGGGCTGGTCCGGCGCATCGGCGGCGAGGGCGACCGGTTCCTGGTCCTCCACCGGATACCCGACCTGCCCGACGTCTTCGCCCAGGTCTGGCACCAGGCCGGCGGGGACTACACGGTGGAGTACCGCGACGGCGCCGCCGACCGCCACTTCCAGGTGATGCTCGACGACCCCGACGCGGTGATCGTGACGCTGACGAGCTGGGCGACGCTCACGGGTTGGGACGATCGAGCGGCCGGCGGCGCCTCCGACCCCGGCTGGACGACGCTCGACATGGGCCCCGCCCCCGAGATCCCGCCGCTCGGCCTCGACGCGCGCGAGCGCGAGGAGCTGGAGACCCGCCTGCGCGAGGTGCTCGCCGGCGGCTACACCACCCGCGCCGAGCTGGCCGAGATCGCCGAGGAGTACCTGGTCACCGCCGACCGCCGGCCCGTGACGCGCGACCAGGCACGCGTCCTGGCCGATCAACTGTGGCTGGAGCGCGTGGCGGAGCAGGCCGACTGGCGGGGCGAGACCGACCCCGAGCGGCTCACCCGCGCCTTCGGGGCGCTGGACCGGGCCGGGATCACCGCCCGCGAGAACTTCACCTGCTGCCGCAGCTGCGGACAGTCCGAGATCGGCGCCGAGGGCGAGCCGGACGCCCGGGGCTTCGTCTACTTCCACACCCAGTGCACCGACTCCGCCGCGGCCGGCCACGGACTGTCGCTGCTCTTCGGCGGCTTCGACGGCTCGTCCGCGACCACGGCGGCGATCGGCCGGGAGGTCGTGGCCGCCCTCGGAGCGGCCGGGCTCCCCGCCGAATGGGACGGCGACCCCACCCGGTCCGTCACCGTCACCCCGCTCGACTGGCGCCGCCGCCTGATCGGGTAG
- a CDS encoding PucR family transcriptional regulator, translating to MGGHRARTDREWSVLESASRALLDRVPRLTDQLIEELRAHSLQFDLAVPRDEHWQQIDRAMRYGIEAITAPRDAPRPDLEYARALGRRRAEQGLALDLLLHAYRHAGYLVWDELLRIVGEQAPADLPLLVHTASHMWSGVDLQATAVAEAYRTTEREMQRRSDERVQALLDALLEGRAAPGVAARAAAGLDLPEQGRYAVVVARVERQGGREPFERITAAEGMRFFWRMRADCEIAVVALEAEAGLTELVEALGRPCPGPGGISPVVESLTELGLARRLAETALRTIAPGGQRMARLDACLPTALVVSQPELAARLIADVFGPLLELDPSDRAVLLETLDAWLEYGGSAGRAATRLYCHRNTVFNRLRRLEQLTSRSLSRPRDLIEMTLALDAFRLTPG from the coding sequence ATGGGTGGCCACAGAGCGCGTACGGATCGCGAGTGGTCGGTTCTGGAGAGCGCCTCGCGCGCGCTGCTGGACCGCGTACCACGCCTCACCGACCAGCTGATCGAGGAACTGCGCGCGCATTCCCTGCAGTTCGACCTGGCCGTACCGCGCGACGAGCACTGGCAGCAGATCGACCGGGCCATGCGGTACGGCATCGAGGCGATCACCGCGCCGCGCGACGCGCCCCGGCCGGACCTGGAGTACGCCAGGGCGCTGGGCCGCCGCCGGGCCGAACAGGGCCTGGCGCTCGACCTGCTCCTGCACGCCTACCGGCACGCGGGCTACCTGGTCTGGGACGAGCTGCTGCGGATCGTCGGCGAACAGGCCCCCGCGGACCTGCCGTTACTGGTGCACACGGCGTCCCACATGTGGTCGGGGGTGGACCTCCAGGCGACCGCCGTCGCGGAGGCGTACCGGACGACGGAGCGGGAGATGCAGCGGCGCAGCGACGAACGGGTGCAGGCGTTACTGGACGCCCTGCTGGAGGGCCGGGCGGCCCCGGGGGTCGCGGCGCGCGCGGCGGCGGGGCTCGACCTGCCGGAGCAGGGGCGGTACGCGGTGGTCGTGGCCCGGGTCGAACGGCAGGGCGGGCGGGAGCCGTTCGAGCGGATCACCGCCGCGGAGGGCATGCGGTTCTTCTGGCGGATGCGGGCCGACTGCGAGATCGCGGTGGTGGCGCTGGAGGCGGAGGCGGGCCTGACCGAGCTGGTCGAGGCGCTGGGCCGGCCCTGTCCGGGGCCCGGCGGGATCAGCCCGGTGGTGGAGAGCCTCACGGAGCTGGGCCTCGCGCGGCGGCTGGCCGAGACGGCGCTGCGGACGATCGCGCCGGGCGGCCAGCGGATGGCCCGTCTGGACGCCTGCCTGCCGACGGCGTTGGTGGTCAGCCAGCCCGAGCTGGCCGCCCGGCTGATCGCGGACGTCTTCGGCCCGCTGCTCGAACTGGACCCGTCCGACCGGGCCGTCCTGCTGGAGACGCTGGACGCCTGGCTGGAGTACGGGGGTTCGGCGGGGCGGGCGGCCACCCGGCTGTACTGCCACCGCAACACGGTGTTCAACCGGCTGCGCCGGCTGGAGCAGCTCACGTCCCGGTCGCTGTCCCGGCCCCGGGACCTGATCGAGATGACGTTGGCCCTCGACGCGTTCCGGCTGACCCCGGGCTGA
- a CDS encoding branched-chain amino acid ABC transporter permease gives MPSGPRPYLWAAATVVLLALPFYADRFWLQAGLFAMAAAIGAIGLNLLTGATGQLSMGHAFFLAVGAYGYCVLAGDGRAENGHRLVGLGLPTWLAAVLAVLLAGLAGGLFSPIAGRLRGAYLGIATLALIFIGQHLLFNAGDLTGGFNGRAVPPLSVFGITFDDTETVVAAVPFHSSEKLWYAGLAALLAGGLFARGVLRGRPGRAMNAVRDHRVAAGVMGVPVARYRAAVFVLSSMYAGLAGVLLALLFQRTVPDYFGMVLALEYLAMIVIGGLGTVAGAVVGAAFVSLLPQLLTHYSDSLPLVSDPGTGGLAPGEASRYLYGAAIVAVVLFLPGGLTRPTLSARSARSSREKT, from the coding sequence GTGCCCTCCGGCCCCCGCCCCTACCTCTGGGCCGCCGCCACCGTCGTCCTGCTCGCCCTGCCCTTCTACGCCGACCGCTTCTGGCTCCAGGCGGGACTGTTCGCGATGGCCGCCGCGATCGGCGCCATCGGCCTCAACCTCCTCACCGGCGCCACCGGCCAACTCTCCATGGGGCACGCCTTCTTCCTCGCCGTCGGCGCCTACGGCTACTGCGTCCTCGCCGGTGACGGCCGCGCCGAGAACGGCCACCGGCTCGTCGGCCTCGGCCTGCCCACCTGGCTCGCCGCCGTCCTCGCCGTCCTCCTCGCGGGCCTGGCCGGCGGTCTGTTCAGCCCCATCGCCGGGCGGCTGCGCGGCGCGTACCTGGGCATCGCCACCCTCGCCCTGATCTTCATCGGCCAGCACCTCCTGTTCAACGCCGGTGACCTGACCGGGGGGTTCAACGGTCGCGCCGTCCCCCCGCTGTCCGTCTTCGGCATCACCTTCGACGACACCGAGACCGTCGTGGCCGCCGTCCCCTTCCACTCCTCGGAGAAGCTCTGGTACGCGGGCCTCGCCGCCCTCCTCGCGGGCGGCCTCTTCGCCCGCGGCGTGCTGCGCGGCCGGCCGGGGCGGGCCATGAACGCCGTCCGGGACCACCGCGTCGCCGCCGGCGTGATGGGCGTGCCGGTGGCCCGCTACCGCGCCGCCGTCTTCGTCCTGTCCTCGATGTACGCGGGCCTCGCCGGAGTCCTGCTCGCCCTCCTCTTCCAGCGCACCGTGCCCGACTACTTCGGCATGGTCCTGGCGCTCGAATACCTCGCGATGATCGTCATCGGAGGCCTGGGGACCGTCGCGGGCGCCGTCGTCGGCGCCGCCTTCGTGTCCCTGCTGCCCCAACTCCTCACCCACTACAGCGACAGCCTGCCGCTGGTCTCCGACCCCGGCACCGGAGGCCTCGCCCCCGGCGAGGCCTCCCGCTACCTGTACGGCGCCGCGATCGTCGCGGTGGTCCTGTTCCTGCCCGGCGGTCTCACCCGCCCGACTCTGTCCGCACGGTCCGCACGGTCCTCACGGGAGAAGACATGA
- a CDS encoding lipid II:glycine glycyltransferase FemX, which produces MSYRLRTITREEHLAFVRARPSASHMQVPSWGDVKPDWRAESVGWYEDGAGDRAGGGAGDDRAEGSLGEARDAGRMVGAGLVLYRPLPRIKRYLAYLPEGPVLDWYADDLAAWLTPMLAHLKARRAFSVKMGPPVVARRWDADALKAAVADPAAHRLRDVTPTTTDPRALRVADRLRALGWRQGEDPAGDGFAAGQPRYVFQVPLEGRSLDAIQQGFNQQWRRNIKKAEKAGVKVVRGGYDDLPAFYTLYRETAERDRFLPRPLPYFERMWTALTAEDPDRMRLYLAHHDGEILSAATMLTVGDHVWYSYGASTSRRREVQPSNAVQWRMLSDAHADGARVYDLRGITDTLDEGNHLLGLLRFKAGTGGEAAEYLGEWDFPLNKPLHKAFQLYMARR; this is translated from the coding sequence ATCAGCTACCGACTGAGGACGATCACCCGCGAGGAGCACCTGGCCTTCGTCCGCGCCAGACCCTCCGCCAGCCACATGCAGGTCCCTTCGTGGGGGGACGTCAAGCCGGACTGGCGGGCGGAAAGCGTCGGCTGGTACGAGGACGGGGCCGGGGACCGGGCCGGCGGCGGGGCCGGGGACGACCGGGCCGAGGGCAGCCTCGGCGAGGCGCGGGATGCCGGACGGATGGTCGGCGCGGGGCTGGTCCTCTACCGGCCGCTGCCCAGGATCAAGCGGTACCTCGCGTACCTGCCCGAGGGCCCCGTCCTCGACTGGTACGCCGACGACCTGGCCGCCTGGCTCACCCCGATGCTCGCCCACCTCAAGGCCCGGCGCGCCTTCTCCGTCAAGATGGGCCCGCCGGTCGTCGCCCGCCGCTGGGACGCCGACGCGCTCAAGGCGGCCGTCGCCGACCCGGCCGCGCACCGGCTGCGGGACGTCACCCCCACCACCACCGACCCCCGCGCCCTGCGGGTCGCCGACCGGCTGCGCGCACTGGGCTGGCGGCAGGGCGAGGACCCGGCCGGGGACGGCTTCGCCGCCGGACAGCCGCGGTACGTCTTCCAGGTCCCCCTCGAAGGACGGTCGCTGGACGCGATCCAGCAGGGCTTCAACCAACAGTGGCGGCGCAACATCAAGAAGGCGGAGAAGGCCGGCGTCAAGGTCGTCCGCGGCGGGTACGACGACCTGCCCGCCTTCTACACCCTGTACCGCGAGACCGCCGAGCGCGACCGGTTCCTGCCCAGGCCGCTGCCGTACTTCGAACGCATGTGGACCGCGCTGACCGCCGAGGACCCCGACCGCATGCGCCTCTACCTCGCCCACCACGACGGGGAGATCCTGTCCGCCGCCACCATGCTCACCGTGGGCGACCACGTCTGGTACTCGTACGGCGCCTCCACCTCCCGCCGGCGCGAGGTGCAGCCCAGCAACGCCGTCCAGTGGCGGATGTTGAGCGACGCCCACGCGGACGGCGCGCGCGTCTACGACCTGCGCGGCATCACCGACACCCTCGACGAGGGCAACCACCTGCTCGGTCTGCTGCGCTTCAAGGCGGGTACGGGAGGCGAGGCCGCCGAGTACCTGGGCGAGTGGGACTTCCCGCTCAACAAGCCGCTGCACAAGGCGTTCCAGCTCTACATGGCCCGCCGCTGA
- a CDS encoding ABC transporter substrate-binding protein yields MTPSARPTLKGGAALLAALALALTGCSGKATEKDTKSEDAGGVRTGVGVTAKTVKLGVLTDMTGVYASLGKSVTQAQQLWAKQTNAAGGICGRTIELTVRDHGYDPQKAVAAYNELAPGVLGFAQFIGSPFVAAVEPRIDGQDKGLVLPQAWSASLLGSPYVRVIGATYDVETINAVDYLLAEKRLAKGDKLGHVYFEGDYGENALEGSKYAAQQAGLTVVEQKIKPTDNDMSAQVAALKRAGVKAVVVSAGPRQAASLVGVAAATGFQVPVIGNNSAFAPQLLATPAGPALMKDYYVASSTLPIGSTEAAPAKLAKEYAAAYPEDVLDNGVVAGYTAAQVYGDVLKKACAAKDLTREGVGKALLTVTAYRSGFGITHNFSDPAAPSTRESVIMKPDDKVPGGLRVVRPATVSPAAESFQVGG; encoded by the coding sequence ATGACCCCATCAGCCCGCCCCACCCTGAAGGGCGGCGCCGCGCTCCTGGCCGCCCTGGCCCTCGCCCTCACCGGATGCAGCGGCAAGGCCACCGAGAAGGACACGAAGAGCGAGGACGCCGGGGGAGTACGGACCGGCGTGGGCGTCACCGCGAAGACCGTCAAGCTCGGCGTGCTCACCGACATGACCGGGGTGTACGCGTCCCTCGGCAAGAGCGTCACCCAGGCCCAGCAGTTGTGGGCGAAGCAGACCAACGCGGCCGGCGGGATCTGCGGCCGTACGATCGAGCTGACCGTCCGCGACCACGGCTACGACCCGCAGAAGGCCGTCGCCGCGTACAACGAACTCGCCCCGGGCGTCCTCGGCTTCGCCCAGTTCATCGGCTCCCCGTTCGTCGCCGCCGTCGAACCCCGCATCGACGGCCAGGACAAGGGACTGGTCCTGCCGCAGGCGTGGTCGGCCTCACTCCTCGGCAGCCCGTACGTCCGGGTGATCGGCGCGACCTACGACGTCGAGACCATCAACGCCGTCGACTACCTCCTCGCGGAGAAGCGCCTCGCCAAGGGCGACAAGCTCGGCCACGTCTACTTCGAGGGCGACTACGGCGAGAACGCGCTGGAAGGCTCCAAGTACGCCGCCCAGCAGGCCGGGTTGACCGTCGTCGAGCAGAAGATCAAGCCGACGGACAACGACATGTCGGCGCAGGTCGCCGCGCTCAAGCGGGCCGGCGTCAAGGCGGTGGTCGTCAGCGCGGGCCCCCGCCAGGCCGCCTCCCTCGTCGGCGTCGCCGCGGCCACCGGCTTCCAGGTCCCCGTCATCGGCAACAACTCCGCCTTCGCGCCCCAACTCCTCGCCACCCCGGCCGGACCCGCCCTGATGAAGGACTACTACGTCGCCTCCTCCACCCTCCCCATCGGCTCCACCGAGGCGGCGCCGGCGAAGCTCGCGAAGGAGTACGCGGCGGCCTACCCCGAGGACGTCCTCGACAACGGGGTCGTCGCCGGATACACCGCCGCGCAGGTCTACGGCGACGTCCTCAAGAAGGCCTGCGCCGCCAAGGACCTCACCCGGGAGGGCGTCGGCAAGGCGCTGCTCACCGTGACCGCATACCGCAGCGGCTTCGGCATCACGCACAACTTCTCCGACCCGGCCGCGCCCTCCACCCGCGAGTCCGTGATCATGAAGCCGGACGACAAGGTCCCCGGCGGCCTGCGCGTGGTCCGCCCCGCCACGGTCTCCCCGGCGGCCGAGTCCTTCCAGGTGGGCGGCTGA